The Candidatus Eremiobacterota bacterium genome has a segment encoding these proteins:
- a CDS encoding RHS repeat protein, with product MRFRVRAALAALLSFALLSQVSPVSLIIDAITARPLFGGIPLAAAATLWPQRVPVAPATPPRRIPVKEPARVKPSPFSLSALRPKTVHGVRAHGIPVNGPPMLRPFEVDHAMTAIRRRAMQQRSLQLNTRASPPRALPLPAPPRTRPGTRRAMSLPSDPTASGTGINHWWRYQEENVPGGGHLMVNVGTGNLLLQDDDMAVPHKGIAMAFRRTYNSQSPTTVSGDLQTWTGLYGNGWTNTFDAHVIRTSPGHFSVYDIDGARYDYITYGGYTVSAPPGDHSTLTWDGACGLLWQKKSGTLYYFYNVDPSQSCSTTSGTVGGYAGRIHQIIGRNRNTSITFNYSWDTGDASVTGKISGITATTESGMSATLAFADFNGHRLLQQLTFPDGGTSVIYGYDANGNLASVERPPNNSAGTRPLQTFSYQPLGSDWVLADLSSPRYNAGCTAGSCGSDGEGLLLGYTGTSAVSSTVSSIEHVGVVNPTISDAVTSGPLQSGFPATAYGYLTEFYTTGVPTPTYRDTDGHMTNWVVDGLGRPTQTQECTASTSQGQQCSDWSRALVTNETWDANNNLTSEMNPRGYQTDYAYDTNGNTVAVAEPSTTVITPTGTATFRPTQLYDYDQFNNVIAYCDQRASHPSGDWTAAGPPTAGGPDALCANNGSSAHAVFTYPVNPAPSYEPYGELTNIRTPMGYNRAIGYDPARQGGVDYGLPTSVAGDPISQPDGMRTPLESLTYDTSGNLICSMGDGNDPTTTTVLSYDALNRVVAIGDPDDTSLPYGSCAKTPGIPLSTIVTRKTYFPDGTLATTQNPSEFAAGVSTQFQYDLDGNETVEITNHTSTPATTHKWYDGADRLIEVQQPPDPNSDFYYPVPWSTRYLYDLTAGGNVHVGTSPSYQAYGNLFETQEYLPASGTPTWAETGSTGNTNFSWQDTAGTTFDALDRATVQYRDSSIGMMPVTNTYDGAGSAGLLSQTCNAKPECRNFSYNERGLKYQATFNPTSTTAQTFMYDDDGRLASAQNGVGSIADAYDADGRKSTRMEAVGSNTPATLTYGYYADGLRSAISISGLANMPNVLGYSYRADNLVRKVTLPGNAFLSFAYTGGRRPTSRGDSTGQAPDTISYGPSGLPLSESMPAWQESGMTYNAEGEQLGGSTQVFNNGAWIAGSTLAATYSTRGEIVTELYPSDDKSAVPAKMANGVRIIQVRSIGVSPPRFPATGSYQFDAKQSFPVGNSTANTCGEATVHCTDNGTGTLQNNTTTQFQYDTVGRQVGQLDYSEDAQLQWQESTKVYDAEDHLLVDNRPNETLYTGGKANSPVEFSLGYVWGPTNHPFQIGSTSIGNGITTPTDFQYDALYWDDDTLLFTVNPSGAIDDIKIGDLADYVPGASNPLTVWDRTHDDEVIGCHNATGSAAALTNTFNRVILDCRLATKSFTSPHYASPVATVGRGALLTIAKGDGIGDGYNTVQGVRTFDPQAGVWNTPDAYHGDVHDPMTQKPYMWNRNNPYVYSDPSGYCWGPLIVFCYEMLMGGAVVTAEASAPGLGGAVGPVGLASRTLVIGKLADLEAPGAIGAGERTLLGMADRGTPKLNWKQNFSLLRSAMRSGRPIRDASVNADGSLRDNTGFTRMERNALQNAGWHYDQATQHWLAPDPVPAPAPGPGPEVRR from the coding sequence GTGCGCTTCCGCGTTCGTGCCGCACTGGCGGCGCTGCTTTCCTTTGCGCTCTTGAGCCAAGTTTCGCCAGTGTCGCTCATCATCGACGCGATCACGGCGCGCCCGCTGTTCGGCGGTATCCCGCTCGCCGCAGCGGCCACGCTTTGGCCGCAGCGTGTGCCGGTCGCGCCCGCGACGCCGCCGCGGCGCATTCCGGTGAAGGAGCCGGCGCGCGTGAAGCCCTCGCCGTTCTCGCTGAGCGCCCTGCGCCCGAAGACGGTGCACGGCGTACGCGCTCACGGCATTCCGGTCAACGGCCCGCCGATGCTCCGACCGTTCGAGGTCGATCACGCCATGACGGCCATCCGCCGGCGCGCGATGCAGCAGCGCTCGCTTCAGCTGAACACACGAGCGTCACCACCCCGCGCGCTGCCGCTCCCGGCGCCGCCCAGAACGCGCCCCGGGACACGGCGCGCGATGTCGCTTCCCTCGGACCCGACCGCCTCCGGCACCGGCATCAATCACTGGTGGCGGTATCAAGAAGAGAACGTGCCGGGCGGGGGTCACCTCATGGTGAACGTCGGCACCGGCAATCTGCTGCTTCAAGACGACGACATGGCGGTCCCGCACAAGGGCATCGCGATGGCCTTTCGCCGGACGTACAACTCGCAGAGCCCGACGACGGTGAGCGGCGATCTGCAGACCTGGACCGGCCTGTACGGCAACGGCTGGACGAACACATTCGACGCGCACGTGATCCGCACGTCGCCCGGCCATTTCAGCGTCTACGACATCGACGGCGCCCGGTACGACTACATCACGTACGGCGGCTACACCGTGAGCGCGCCGCCCGGCGATCACTCGACGCTGACCTGGGACGGCGCATGCGGGCTGCTGTGGCAGAAGAAGTCCGGGACACTGTACTACTTTTACAACGTCGACCCGAGCCAGTCGTGCTCCACCACGTCCGGCACCGTAGGCGGCTATGCCGGCCGCATCCACCAGATCATCGGGCGCAACCGCAACACCTCGATCACCTTCAACTATTCCTGGGACACCGGCGACGCCTCGGTCACCGGCAAGATCAGCGGGATCACGGCGACGACCGAGTCCGGCATGAGCGCGACGCTGGCGTTCGCCGACTTCAACGGCCATCGGCTCTTGCAGCAGCTGACCTTTCCGGACGGCGGAACCAGCGTCATCTACGGCTACGACGCGAACGGGAACCTTGCGTCCGTGGAGCGGCCGCCGAACAACAGTGCCGGAACGCGCCCCCTGCAGACATTCAGCTACCAGCCCCTTGGGAGCGACTGGGTGTTGGCAGATCTTTCGAGTCCCCGGTACAACGCCGGTTGCACCGCGGGCAGCTGCGGCAGCGATGGTGAGGGATTGTTGCTGGGATACACCGGAACCAGCGCCGTCTCTTCGACGGTGAGCTCCATCGAGCACGTGGGTGTGGTGAATCCGACAATTTCGGACGCCGTCACCTCTGGCCCTTTGCAGTCGGGTTTCCCCGCTACTGCATATGGATACCTCACTGAATTCTACACGACCGGCGTCCCGACGCCGACCTATCGCGACACCGACGGCCACATGACGAACTGGGTGGTCGACGGGCTGGGCCGTCCGACGCAGACGCAAGAGTGCACGGCGAGCACGAGCCAGGGACAGCAGTGTAGTGACTGGTCGCGCGCTCTCGTCACGAACGAAACGTGGGACGCGAACAACAATCTCACTTCGGAAATGAATCCTCGTGGGTATCAGACCGACTACGCGTACGATACCAACGGCAACACCGTCGCGGTAGCGGAACCGTCTACGACGGTGATTACGCCGACCGGAACGGCGACGTTCCGGCCGACGCAGCTTTACGACTACGACCAATTCAACAATGTAATCGCGTACTGCGATCAGCGCGCGAGCCATCCGAGCGGGGACTGGACGGCCGCTGGGCCGCCCACGGCTGGCGGGCCCGACGCGCTATGCGCGAACAACGGCTCCTCGGCGCACGCCGTCTTCACGTACCCCGTCAATCCAGCGCCGTCGTACGAGCCGTACGGCGAGCTGACGAATATTCGAACACCGATGGGCTACAACCGCGCGATCGGATACGACCCGGCTCGGCAAGGCGGCGTAGATTACGGTCTGCCGACGTCCGTCGCCGGCGATCCGATCAGCCAGCCGGACGGCATGCGCACACCGCTGGAATCCCTGACCTACGATACGTCAGGCAACCTCATCTGCTCGATGGGCGACGGAAACGACCCAACGACGACGACGGTTCTTTCGTACGACGCGTTGAACCGCGTCGTCGCCATCGGCGACCCGGACGATACTTCATTGCCCTATGGTTCTTGTGCGAAGACACCGGGAATTCCGTTGTCAACGATCGTCACTCGTAAGACCTACTTCCCCGATGGAACGCTTGCGACGACGCAGAACCCCTCCGAATTCGCGGCCGGCGTCTCAACGCAGTTCCAGTACGATCTCGACGGCAACGAGACCGTTGAGATCACCAATCACACCAGCACTCCGGCGACCACCCACAAATGGTACGATGGCGCGGATCGTCTGATCGAGGTGCAGCAGCCGCCCGATCCCAACAGCGATTTTTACTATCCCGTCCCTTGGAGCACGCGCTATCTCTACGACCTGACCGCGGGCGGCAACGTCCACGTCGGCACGAGCCCCTCGTATCAGGCGTACGGCAATCTTTTCGAGACGCAAGAATATCTGCCCGCCAGCGGGACGCCCACCTGGGCGGAGACGGGCTCCACGGGCAACACCAACTTCTCATGGCAAGATACGGCCGGCACGACCTTCGACGCGCTGGACCGGGCCACTGTCCAGTACCGGGACTCCTCGATCGGCATGATGCCGGTCACGAACACCTACGACGGAGCCGGCAGCGCCGGTCTCCTCTCGCAAACCTGCAATGCGAAGCCCGAATGCCGCAACTTCTCGTACAACGAGCGCGGGCTGAAGTACCAGGCTACGTTCAACCCGACTTCCACCACGGCGCAGACGTTCATGTACGACGACGACGGTCGGCTGGCGAGCGCGCAGAACGGTGTCGGCTCGATCGCCGATGCGTACGACGCTGACGGCCGCAAGAGCACCCGCATGGAGGCCGTGGGCTCCAACACGCCGGCGACGCTGACCTACGGATACTATGCCGACGGGTTGCGGTCCGCAATTTCGATCAGTGGTCTGGCGAACATGCCCAATGTCCTGGGTTACAGCTACCGCGCCGACAATCTGGTGCGAAAAGTAACCCTTCCCGGGAATGCGTTCTTGAGCTTCGCATACACCGGCGGGCGGCGCCCGACCAGCCGTGGCGACAGCACCGGTCAAGCGCCGGACACGATCTCCTATGGGCCTTCCGGGTTGCCGCTTTCCGAATCGATGCCCGCCTGGCAGGAAAGCGGGATGACGTACAACGCGGAAGGCGAGCAGCTGGGCGGCTCCACGCAGGTGTTCAACAACGGTGCGTGGATTGCGGGATCGACGCTTGCCGCGACGTATTCGACGCGTGGCGAGATCGTTACGGAGCTATACCCCAGTGACGACAAGTCTGCCGTGCCGGCGAAGATGGCAAACGGCGTTCGAATCATACAAGTGCGATCGATCGGCGTTTCACCGCCGCGTTTCCCGGCGACTGGGTCGTATCAATTCGATGCCAAGCAGTCGTTCCCGGTCGGGAACTCGACCGCGAACACCTGCGGTGAGGCAACCGTGCACTGCACCGATAATGGCACGGGAACGCTCCAAAACAATACGACGACGCAGTTTCAGTACGACACCGTCGGACGTCAGGTTGGGCAGCTCGACTACAGCGAAGACGCGCAGCTTCAATGGCAAGAGTCGACAAAAGTGTACGATGCGGAAGATCACCTTCTGGTCGACAATCGCCCAAACGAGACGTTGTATACCGGTGGCAAAGCGAATTCGCCGGTTGAGTTCTCTCTAGGCTACGTTTGGGGTCCGACGAATCACCCGTTCCAGATCGGATCGACGAGTATTGGCAACGGCATTACCACACCGACGGACTTTCAGTACGACGCGCTCTATTGGGACGACGATACTCTTTTGTTTACGGTCAACCCGTCCGGCGCAATCGACGACATCAAGATCGGTGATCTCGCCGACTACGTTCCCGGCGCGTCGAACCCACTAACCGTCTGGGACCGCACGCACGACGATGAGGTCATAGGCTGTCACAACGCCACTGGCTCCGCGGCCGCCCTTACGAACACGTTCAACCGCGTGATCTTGGACTGCCGCCTAGCGACCAAGAGCTTCACCAGCCCGCACTACGCTTCGCCGGTAGCGACCGTAGGTCGCGGAGCACTCCTCACCATTGCAAAAGGCGACGGAATCGGCGACGGTTACAACACCGTCCAGGGCGTCCGTACCTTCGATCCGCAGGCCGGGGTCTGGAACACGCCTGACGCCTACCACGGCGACGTGCACGACCCGATGACGCAGAAGCCATACATGTGGAACCGGAACAATCCGTACGTCTACAGCGATCCCAGCGGATATTGTTGGGGACCCCTGATTGTGTTCTGCTACGAAATGTTAATGGGCGGCGCTGTAGTGACCGCGGAAGCATCCGCTCCTGGATTGGGAGGAGCCGTAGGGCCGGTTGGCTTGGCAAGCCGTACACTTGTTATCGGTAAGTTGGCAGACCTCGAAGCACCAGGCGCAATCGGAGCTGGTGAGCGTACATTACTCGGGATGGCCGATCGCGGTACGCCAAAATTAAACTGGAAGCAGAATTTTTCCCTACTACGCTCCGCAATGCGGAGCGGTCGTCCGATTCGAGACGCGAGTGTGAACGCCGACGGATCTCTGAGGGACAATACAGGATTTACAAGAATGGAGCGGAACGCATTGCAAAATGCTGGTTGGCATTACGATCAAGCGACCCAGCACTGGCTTGCTCCTGATCCCGTACCGGCTCCAGCCCCAGGACCCGGTCCTGAAGTGCGACGCTAA